In one window of Lewinella sp. 4G2 DNA:
- a CDS encoding adenylosuccinate synthetase, with protein sequence MKTQLVIGLGFGDEGKGLTTDFLCRQADSPLVVRFSGGHQAGHTVVTREGTRHVFSNFGAGTLAGAPTYYSRYCTFNPVGFQREREALLKLGTTPVLYTDGLAPVTTPYDVLYNRKLETKERHGSCGLGFGATVARHEGPAKLHVLDLYDDFILEQKLQAVATYYGNRLGVTYDTDALREQLMVFHDAVNYFRSHHPQKYVAHSLASLAKGYDTIVFEGSQGLLLDQDFGYFPHVTRAHVSSRNAMELIATAGLPLPEIFYVTRAYQTRHGNGPLTNEHLEPNLHPTPNETNVTNPWQGPQRRSLLDLDQLRFALAMDNHYAHACHKNLVVTCLDQLKGEWFATDDGRRIRLGSSADLGGRLGFTEDRVYTNASEVGDLLVCSL encoded by the coding sequence ATGAAAACCCAATTGGTCATCGGCCTCGGATTCGGCGACGAAGGCAAGGGGCTCACTACTGACTTCCTCTGCCGTCAGGCTGATTCCCCGCTCGTGGTGCGGTTCTCCGGAGGCCACCAGGCCGGCCATACGGTTGTTACCCGGGAAGGTACCCGCCACGTCTTTAGCAACTTCGGGGCGGGCACCCTGGCCGGGGCACCAACCTATTATAGTAGGTACTGCACCTTTAATCCGGTCGGGTTCCAGCGCGAACGGGAGGCGCTGCTCAAGCTCGGCACCACCCCCGTACTCTATACGGACGGACTGGCACCAGTGACAACTCCCTACGACGTCCTCTACAACCGCAAGCTGGAGACTAAAGAGCGCCACGGCAGCTGCGGCCTCGGCTTCGGTGCCACCGTTGCCCGCCACGAAGGGCCCGCCAAATTGCACGTCCTGGACCTCTACGATGACTTCATCCTCGAGCAAAAGTTGCAAGCCGTGGCTACCTACTACGGAAATCGACTCGGCGTTACGTACGATACGGATGCTCTCCGGGAGCAATTGATGGTTTTTCATGATGCAGTGAACTACTTCCGTTCACATCATCCCCAAAAGTACGTGGCGCATTCACTGGCGAGTCTGGCGAAGGGTTACGATACCATCGTCTTCGAAGGCAGCCAGGGTTTGTTGCTCGACCAGGATTTCGGCTACTTTCCCCACGTCACCCGGGCTCACGTTAGCTCTCGGAATGCTATGGAGTTAATCGCTACGGCCGGCCTGCCCTTGCCGGAAATATTCTACGTCACCCGGGCCTACCAGACGCGCCACGGGAACGGACCGTTGACCAACGAGCACCTCGAACCAAATCTCCATCCTACGCCCAACGAGACGAACGTTACCAACCCCTGGCAGGGCCCGCAACGGCGTAGCCTGCTCGATCTGGACCAACTTCGCTTCGCACTGGCGATGGACAACCACTATGCCCATGCTTGTCATAAAAACCTCGTTGTAACCTGCCTCGACCAGTTGAAAGGAGAGTGGTTCGCCACGGATGACGGTA